A part of Anolis sagrei isolate rAnoSag1 chromosome 3, rAnoSag1.mat, whole genome shotgun sequence genomic DNA contains:
- the LOC132770760 gene encoding small ubiquitin-related modifier 3 has translation MSEEKPKEGVKTENDHINLKVAGQDGSVVQFKIKRHTPLSKLMKAYCERQGLSMRQIRFRFDGQPINETDTPAQLEMEDEDTIDVFQQQTGGMC, from the exons GAAGGAGTAAAAACAGAGAATGATCATATCAATTTGAAAGTAGCTGGCCAAGATGGATCAGTGGTCCAATTTAAAATTAAACGGCACACACCGCTAAGTAAACTCATGAAGGCTTATTGTGAGAGACAG GGTTTGTCAATGAGACAGATTAGATTCAGATTTGATGGACAGCCAATTAATGAAACAGACACACCTGCACAG TTGGAGATGGAAGATGAAGATACTATTGATGTGTTTCAACAGCAGACGGGTGGCATGTGCTAA